In Psychrobacter immobilis, a single genomic region encodes these proteins:
- a CDS encoding TatD family hydrolase translates to MTPIDSPKMIKQPLSTIYPLIDTHTHFDAPIFDDDREILTQQAHNQGVRHLVLVGYLYQHFERMYETERLLNTLSLPTTANVDRQKVSNFSSHIAVGLHPFYIKQHTDDHLTAMAKRIADKRPLAIGEIGLDTFTEAMKAPDIFAKQVRFFKAQLDMAVTHQLPVMLHIRKAHAEALAILKAHDYDAHKLGGIAHSFSGGTQEAKAFIKLGFKLGVTGQITNPNAKKLRRAIQAAVDSYGVECLVIETDCPDMTPIMCQISDHDSSVPTQNSDSARRSAAVRNRNVPANLPWVLLSLSELLNLPPAILAKQLWHNSCSALQTKWDYPLS, encoded by the coding sequence ATGACCCCTATCGATTCACCTAAGATGATTAAACAGCCCTTATCTACTATTTATCCTCTCATTGACACGCATACTCATTTTGATGCCCCAATCTTTGATGATGATAGAGAAATACTGACGCAGCAGGCTCACAATCAGGGGGTACGCCATCTGGTATTAGTGGGTTATCTATATCAGCATTTTGAGCGGATGTATGAGACTGAGCGCCTGTTAAATACGCTGTCATTACCTACGACAGCCAATGTCGATAGACAAAAAGTGTCAAATTTTAGTAGCCATATTGCGGTCGGTTTGCATCCTTTTTATATCAAACAGCATACTGACGATCATTTAACTGCTATGGCAAAAAGGATTGCTGATAAACGCCCATTAGCAATAGGCGAGATTGGTTTGGACACCTTTACTGAGGCGATGAAAGCGCCTGACATATTTGCCAAACAAGTACGATTTTTTAAGGCACAATTGGACATGGCGGTGACTCATCAGCTGCCAGTGATGCTGCATATTCGTAAAGCACATGCAGAAGCGTTGGCCATACTAAAAGCGCATGACTACGATGCGCACAAACTTGGCGGTATCGCGCATAGTTTTAGTGGTGGGACGCAAGAAGCCAAAGCATTTATTAAGTTGGGATTTAAGCTTGGGGTTACCGGTCAAATCACTAATCCCAATGCTAAGAAACTGCGCCGCGCCATTCAAGCCGCGGTTGATAGCTATGGCGTTGAATGTTTGGTAATAGAAACGGATTGCCCTGATATGACGCCTATCATGTGCCAAATATCTGACCATGATTCATCAGTGCCAACTCAAAACTCAGACAGTGCACGGAGGAGTGCAGCCGTACGTAATAGAAATGTACCTGCCAACTTGCCATGGGTATTGCTAAGCTTGAGTGAGTTGCTTAATTTACCACCCGCCATTCTTGCTAAGCAATTGTGGCACAACAGTTGCAGTGCTTTGCAAACAAAATGGGATTATCCGTTATCGTAG
- a CDS encoding H-NS histone family protein, translating into MSKNTAIDLENLNVDELRAITENAQQLIAKKQHQRLYDAYMQFEKIAEDSNASIEEILKAGETLEKKRSIKYRNTDNNEETWTGRGRKPTWLVEALAAGRSIEDFAI; encoded by the coding sequence ATGAGCAAAAATACCGCCATTGATTTAGAAAACCTGAACGTTGATGAGTTACGTGCCATCACTGAAAATGCTCAGCAGCTTATTGCCAAAAAACAACATCAGCGTTTGTATGACGCTTATATGCAGTTTGAGAAAATTGCAGAAGATAGCAATGCCTCTATCGAAGAAATTCTAAAAGCTGGTGAAACGCTAGAGAAAAAACGCAGCATCAAGTATCGCAATACTGACAACAACGAAGAAACATGGACTGGCCGTGGTCGCAAGCCAACGTGGTTGGTTGAAGCGCTAGCAGCAGGTCGTAGTATCGAAGATTTTGCTATCTAG
- a CDS encoding BLUF domain-containing protein: protein MTSAMEDAHILMSMTYASRANPDVSANDFNEILQQAQVNNAANGITGMLTFNKDYFLQTIEGPRAQINRLLYSLIADPRHHDLQLIETRELKNRAWSKWSMNYASPTEKNAAIYLKYSTTIDFNPYLLSAEAAYNLMNELSDQHD, encoded by the coding sequence ATGACATCAGCAATGGAAGATGCACACATTTTGATGAGCATGACATACGCTAGCCGTGCCAACCCAGATGTATCGGCCAACGACTTCAACGAAATCTTGCAGCAAGCACAAGTAAATAATGCCGCCAATGGCATCACTGGTATGCTGACGTTTAATAAAGATTATTTTTTGCAAACCATTGAAGGGCCAAGAGCACAGATCAATCGTCTGTTATATAGTTTAATTGCTGATCCGCGTCATCATGACTTACAACTTATTGAAACACGTGAGTTAAAAAATCGAGCATGGTCTAAATGGTCCATGAATTATGCTTCCCCGACTGAAAAAAATGCGGCGATTTATTTAAAATATTCGACAACGATTGATTTTAATCCCTATTTATTGAGCGCCGAAGCAGCCTATAATTTGATGAATGAGCTTAGTGATCAGCATGATTAA
- a CDS encoding type II secretion system protein N, whose translation MMNVSTTLKPVLNTLNRFSGWVLLLAVAWLCWTAARLLWLLLAAPLAPMLPPAPLQNTSASGKDYSGLFAIFADPDPIAAAVQPPPNVNLKGVLLAMPESMSSALLDVNGEVKNYRIGDALKDSGYTLVAVDWNSVVIADASDKQTVISMPATMPLDQSDMIAGAVSNQRLPENSMLPNAPQPTQNTEEASTATGSDSSPQSAIDEAVTELQENPASYLSRMGVMAAGESYQVTPAMPAKLRNRLGLEPGDKVLTVNGQSVGSNPAQDASVLQQVQQSGEAQIEVQRGDQVITIRQQF comes from the coding sequence ATGATGAATGTTTCTACAACTTTAAAACCTGTGCTTAACACCCTTAATCGATTCTCAGGTTGGGTATTATTATTGGCTGTTGCTTGGTTATGTTGGACAGCGGCTCGATTACTATGGTTGTTGCTCGCAGCACCATTGGCACCGATGCTGCCACCAGCGCCTTTGCAAAACACATCGGCATCTGGCAAGGACTATAGTGGATTATTTGCTATTTTTGCAGACCCTGATCCTATTGCAGCAGCAGTGCAGCCACCGCCCAATGTCAATCTAAAAGGCGTTCTGTTAGCAATGCCAGAGAGCATGTCCTCGGCACTATTGGACGTCAATGGTGAAGTGAAAAACTATCGAATCGGTGATGCGCTAAAAGACAGTGGCTATACCCTTGTCGCTGTCGACTGGAACTCGGTTGTCATCGCTGATGCTAGCGACAAGCAAACCGTCATTAGCATGCCAGCCACGATGCCATTAGACCAAAGTGACATGATCGCAGGTGCCGTCAGTAATCAGCGCTTGCCAGAGAACAGCATGTTGCCTAATGCCCCTCAGCCTACACAAAATACTGAGGAGGCGTCCACTGCGACAGGCAGTGACAGTAGCCCGCAATCTGCTATCGATGAGGCGGTCACAGAATTGCAAGAAAACCCCGCCAGTTATTTGAGTAGGATGGGGGTTATGGCAGCAGGGGAAAGCTATCAAGTGACGCCTGCAATGCCAGCAAAGCTGCGTAATCGCCTAGGGCTTGAGCCAGGTGATAAAGTGCTAACGGTTAATGGTCAAAGCGTGGGTAGTAATCCTGCCCAAGATGCTAGTGTGCTGCAACAGGTACAGCAATCAGGTGAGGCGCAAATAGAGGTGCAACGCGGCGATCAAGTCATTACCATTCGTCAGCAGTTTTAA
- the gspN gene encoding type II secretion system protein N: MPQVSASSHKRPRKLWWLVGFVLFALFAVLQMPAAWLLEKYAPETPYVQHVSGNLWQGSVIWQMPLAATPLTGTAEWSWQPWHLLLGKISAEVDINSAQTRLNGQVKIGSNSWQVDNMSGKIAPETLANLVDWQLPNTPIQVNNVSLSRQSGSSAAAENASTKDPSGFTQADGQLTWVGGEIGYPSGGKVFYLTMPAMRAELSAEQKNNKNLLHINLLNNQDKRLGDLYIDGDNMLDVSLTQRLLESMPEYKGQAPQDTPVVSVRQPLLNGLGTR; this comes from the coding sequence GTGCCCCAAGTATCTGCGTCGTCTCATAAGCGCCCTCGTAAGCTGTGGTGGCTGGTTGGGTTTGTATTATTTGCATTATTTGCTGTGTTGCAAATGCCAGCGGCGTGGCTGCTTGAAAAGTATGCTCCCGAAACGCCTTATGTACAGCATGTGTCGGGTAATTTATGGCAAGGCTCCGTTATCTGGCAAATGCCTTTAGCAGCCACACCGCTCACAGGTACGGCAGAATGGTCGTGGCAGCCATGGCATTTGTTATTGGGTAAGATAAGTGCAGAGGTCGATATTAATTCAGCACAAACCCGCCTCAATGGACAAGTAAAAATAGGCAGCAACTCATGGCAAGTGGATAATATGAGCGGCAAGATAGCACCTGAGACGTTGGCAAATTTGGTTGATTGGCAATTGCCCAATACACCGATTCAGGTCAATAACGTTTCGCTCAGCCGTCAGTCTGGCTCAAGTGCCGCCGCAGAAAACGCTTCAACAAAAGATCCATCTGGTTTTACTCAAGCGGATGGTCAGTTGACATGGGTCGGCGGCGAGATAGGCTATCCTAGCGGTGGCAAGGTTTTTTATCTGACCATGCCTGCGATGCGTGCTGAGTTAAGTGCCGAGCAAAAAAACAATAAAAACCTGCTCCATATCAATTTATTAAACAATCAAGATAAGCGCTTGGGCGACTTATATATCGATGGCGATAATATGTTGGATGTCAGTTTGACGCAGCGTTTATTAGAAAGTATGCCTGAGTATAAAGGGCAAGCACCCCAAGATACGCCAGTTGTTAGTGTGCGTCAGCCGCTATTAAATGGGCTGGGGACACGCTAG
- the gspD gene encoding type II secretion system secretin GspD, with product MVSFHNFSVTPLYHVLQRLMRLCRPLCLAVPLWAASTGLASAESWKVNLQDADIKAFINEVATITDQNFVLDPRINGNVTVISNKALSRDEIYQLFLSVMQVNGIAAIDSGTTIKLVPDNVAKQSGVAVDLRGDSVGEALATRVIYLTNTQAAEVLGVIRPLMPQSAHAAAVPGVNALVLSDRADSLNQLTSLIRDLDSNVNDSLQVIPLRHVDAERMMELISALVASAGSGQAQGGNNQLKVIADTSSDRLLVKGSPEMIAKVKEMVNQLDTTPTRRLSGLRVFRLKYASAGHIADMLRGLLANQSINSAGATSSLESASLNDSSSTGATLTNESSTNTTNNATTSSTSGANSSSTGTGVGGRPFSIIADETQNAVIVNAAPELMFEIEDAVNQLDSRRAQVLIQAAIVEVSGDDATQLGVQWALGNANSGYGVVNFNNVGASATALAAAALGGGAASISAAAGSIAGALIGIGDSSKDSQGNTQFYGAILQALDSSTSANLLSMPSILTLDNEKASILVGQNVPFVTGSFTTSGNDSSNPFQTIDRQDIGINLNVIPHIGDNGTVRLEVSQEVSSVVPGSTGNATGLVTNKSLINTTILADDQQTIALGGLMRENSTTRQQKVPGLGNVPVIGRLFRSDNDTTQKSNLIIFLQPTILRDGRAVASVTERKFNQMRVLQLVIDKNGTIKQLPLSGTEGWNGDVSVDYELMPLNPLVPKRDQTPKSQSQGFTKVDSPNNGMTTYPLNR from the coding sequence ATGGTAAGTTTTCATAATTTTTCAGTCACGCCTCTGTACCATGTTTTGCAGCGCCTGATGCGCCTGTGTCGTCCTCTTTGTCTCGCCGTACCATTATGGGCTGCCAGTACGGGTCTTGCGAGTGCTGAGAGCTGGAAAGTCAACTTACAAGATGCCGATATCAAAGCCTTTATTAATGAGGTGGCAACCATCACTGACCAAAACTTTGTCCTTGATCCACGTATTAATGGCAATGTGACGGTGATTTCTAACAAAGCCTTGTCGCGTGACGAAATCTATCAGCTGTTCTTGAGTGTGATGCAAGTCAACGGTATTGCAGCGATTGACTCGGGAACGACCATTAAATTGGTGCCAGATAATGTCGCCAAACAATCTGGCGTGGCTGTTGATTTACGTGGTGACAGTGTTGGTGAGGCATTAGCTACTCGTGTTATTTATTTAACCAATACTCAAGCTGCAGAAGTGCTGGGTGTCATCCGTCCGCTTATGCCTCAATCGGCTCATGCCGCTGCCGTGCCTGGTGTCAATGCTTTGGTATTGTCCGATCGTGCCGATAGTCTTAATCAGCTGACATCGCTTATCCGCGATTTAGATAGCAACGTCAATGACAGTTTGCAAGTGATACCACTACGTCACGTCGATGCTGAGCGTATGATGGAATTGATTAGCGCCTTGGTTGCAAGCGCTGGTAGCGGGCAAGCACAAGGTGGTAATAACCAGCTTAAAGTTATCGCTGATACCTCTAGTGATAGATTGTTGGTGAAAGGCAGTCCGGAGATGATTGCTAAAGTCAAAGAGATGGTCAATCAATTGGACACCACGCCTACAAGGCGTTTGAGTGGTCTGCGTGTCTTTCGATTAAAATACGCCAGTGCAGGTCATATTGCAGATATGCTACGCGGATTGCTCGCCAATCAATCTATTAATAGCGCTGGAGCAACGTCCTCGTTAGAGTCGGCATCATTGAATGATTCCAGTAGCACGGGCGCTACTTTGACTAATGAGTCTAGCACTAACACAACGAACAACGCGACGACCTCATCGACCTCTGGTGCCAATTCGAGTAGTACTGGTACAGGCGTTGGCGGGCGACCTTTTAGTATTATCGCTGATGAAACCCAAAATGCCGTTATCGTTAATGCGGCACCTGAGCTGATGTTTGAGATTGAAGATGCGGTCAATCAGTTGGACAGTCGCCGCGCGCAAGTATTGATTCAAGCGGCTATTGTAGAAGTGTCAGGTGATGATGCGACCCAGCTTGGTGTGCAATGGGCGCTTGGCAATGCCAATAGCGGCTACGGAGTCGTAAACTTCAATAACGTAGGCGCGAGTGCTACAGCACTTGCTGCCGCCGCGTTAGGTGGCGGTGCCGCCAGTATCAGTGCAGCAGCAGGCTCGATAGCTGGTGCTTTGATTGGTATTGGTGATAGCAGCAAAGACAGTCAGGGAAATACCCAGTTTTATGGGGCTATCTTGCAAGCGCTTGATTCTTCTACCAGTGCCAATCTTCTGTCTATGCCATCAATTTTGACATTGGACAATGAAAAAGCCAGTATTTTAGTGGGTCAAAACGTGCCTTTTGTGACAGGTTCCTTTACCACCAGTGGCAACGATTCTAGCAACCCCTTTCAAACCATTGATCGTCAGGATATTGGTATCAATCTAAATGTCATTCCTCATATTGGCGACAATGGCACCGTACGCTTGGAAGTCTCACAAGAAGTCTCATCCGTCGTGCCTGGTAGCACTGGAAATGCTACTGGTTTGGTGACCAATAAAAGCCTCATCAATACGACGATTCTGGCTGATGATCAGCAGACCATTGCTCTTGGTGGCTTGATGCGTGAAAACAGCACCACGCGCCAACAAAAAGTCCCTGGCTTGGGTAATGTACCAGTCATTGGTCGACTGTTCCGCTCCGACAATGACACGACGCAAAAAAGTAATTTAATCATATTTTTACAGCCAACTATCTTACGTGATGGCAGGGCAGTCGCCAGTGTCACCGAACGCAAATTTAACCAAATGCGCGTCCTGCAGTTGGTCATTGATAAAAACGGTACCATTAAACAGCTGCCATTGAGCGGTACAGAAGGTTGGAATGGCGATGTTAGTGTAGATTATGAGTTGATGCCGCTCAATCCCCTTGTTCCTAAGCGCGATCAGACACCAAAGTCTCAGTCTCAAGGTTTTACCAAAGTAGACAGTCCTAATAATGGTATGACAACTTACCCTTTAAACCGTTAA